In one Mycobacteroides chelonae genomic region, the following are encoded:
- the nudC gene encoding NAD(+) diphosphatase, which translates to MTFRLRNIPLLSRVGLDRADELRSNPEELAKGWAEAGLITLDVRGRVNIVDGRVVLEDAARIGDVPPEHAVFLGRIPGGRHVWAVRAELDDSAPLLDLRRSGQLFDDTSAALLATAMAMLAWHDSAGYSPVDGSPTTPAKGGWVRVNSSTGQEEFPRTDPAVICLVHDGGDRAVLGRQKFWPERMFSLLAGFVEAGESLEACVAREIAEEVGLTVTDVQYLGSQPWPFPRSIMLGFHAVGDPSQPFSFNDGEIAEAEWFTRDEVRAALEAGDWTTASDSRLMLPGSISIAREIVESWAYA; encoded by the coding sequence ATGACTTTCCGTCTTCGCAACATTCCGCTGCTGTCACGCGTCGGGCTCGATCGGGCCGACGAACTGCGTTCCAACCCTGAGGAATTGGCGAAGGGTTGGGCCGAGGCGGGACTGATCACGCTGGACGTGCGGGGCCGGGTGAACATTGTCGACGGGCGGGTGGTTCTCGAAGACGCCGCACGCATCGGCGATGTGCCGCCGGAGCATGCGGTGTTCCTCGGGCGCATCCCGGGCGGCCGCCATGTGTGGGCGGTGCGCGCCGAACTCGACGACAGTGCGCCCCTGCTGGATTTGCGCCGCTCCGGACAATTGTTCGACGACACCAGTGCGGCCCTGCTGGCCACCGCGATGGCGATGCTGGCCTGGCACGACAGTGCCGGTTACAGCCCCGTTGATGGATCGCCGACCACTCCGGCCAAGGGCGGTTGGGTCCGGGTGAATTCGTCGACCGGCCAGGAAGAATTTCCGCGCACCGACCCTGCTGTCATCTGCCTGGTGCACGACGGCGGTGACCGCGCGGTACTTGGTCGTCAAAAGTTCTGGCCGGAGCGGATGTTCTCGCTGCTGGCGGGTTTCGTCGAGGCGGGCGAATCGCTGGAGGCGTGTGTGGCCCGCGAGATCGCCGAGGAAGTGGGTCTGACCGTCACGGATGTGCAGTACCTGGGCAGCCAGCCGTGGCCCTTTCCACGATCGATCATGCTGGGCTTCCATGCCGTGGGCGATCCATCGCAGCCGTTCTCGTTCAACGACGGTGAAATCGCCGAAGCAGAGTGGTTTACACGCGATGAGGTGCGCGCTGCACTGGAAGCAGGGGATTGGACCACCGCGTCCGACTCGCGCCTGATGTTGCCCGGGTCGATTTCCATCGCCCGGGAGATCGTCGAATCCTGGGCTTACGCCTAA
- a CDS encoding potassium channel family protein, which translates to MAGKFRQRFRGIDQALTAQPDHALVGVLRIPQNAASPWLAIGKRILIAVGTLFAAVLVVYADRSGYRDVASTPEESDPLSFLDCFYYATVSLSTTGYGDITPYTEGARLVNILVITPLRLLFLIVLVGTTVEALTERSRQALKIQRWRSRVRNHTVVVGYGTKGKTAVQAMLSDGATPAEIVVVDEDQMALDSAAAADLVTVRGSATKSDVLRLAGVQNAKSIIVAANRDDTSVLVTLTARELAPNAKIVAAIREAENVHLLRQSGADSVVVSSETAGRLLGIATSTPRVVEMIEDLLTPEAGFAIAEREVERSEVGGSPRHLSDIVLGVVRDGTLHRVDAPEVDSIEASDRLLYVRNAGA; encoded by the coding sequence ATGGCCGGTAAGTTTCGCCAGCGGTTCCGTGGCATCGACCAGGCGCTGACCGCACAGCCAGACCATGCTCTTGTCGGCGTCCTGCGTATCCCGCAGAACGCCGCCAGCCCATGGCTCGCCATCGGAAAACGAATCCTCATCGCGGTCGGCACGCTCTTCGCCGCGGTGCTCGTGGTGTACGCCGATCGCAGCGGCTACCGCGATGTTGCATCCACCCCGGAGGAAAGCGATCCGCTCAGCTTCCTCGATTGCTTCTATTACGCGACCGTCTCGCTCTCCACCACCGGCTACGGCGACATCACCCCGTACACCGAGGGCGCGCGGCTGGTGAACATTCTCGTGATCACGCCGCTGCGGCTGCTGTTCCTGATCGTTCTGGTCGGCACCACGGTGGAAGCGCTCACCGAACGTTCGCGTCAAGCACTCAAGATCCAGCGATGGAGGTCCCGCGTGCGCAACCACACCGTTGTCGTCGGATACGGCACCAAGGGAAAGACCGCCGTCCAGGCGATGCTCTCCGATGGCGCTACCCCGGCCGAGATCGTGGTCGTTGACGAAGACCAGATGGCCCTGGATTCGGCGGCTGCCGCAGACCTGGTGACGGTGCGTGGCAGCGCTACCAAATCGGACGTGTTGCGGCTCGCCGGTGTGCAAAACGCCAAGTCGATCATCGTGGCCGCCAACCGGGACGATACCTCGGTGCTGGTCACGCTCACCGCACGTGAGTTGGCGCCCAACGCCAAGATCGTCGCCGCGATCCGCGAGGCAGAGAACGTGCACCTGCTGCGCCAGTCGGGTGCCGACTCGGTGGTGGTCTCCTCGGAAACGGCGGGACGGCTGCTCGGCATCGCCACCTCGACACCGCGCGTCGTCGAGATGATCGAGGACCTGCTGACCCCGGAGGCAGGGTTCGCGATCGCCGAACGCGAGGTGGAGCGCAGCGAGGTAGGCGGTTCGCCGCGTCATCTCTCGGACATCGTCTTGGGTGTGGTGCGCGACGGCACCCTGCACCGGGTGGATGCGCCAGAGGTCGATTCCATCGAGGCCTCCGACCGCCTGCTCTACGTCCGCAACGCCGGAGCATGA
- a CDS encoding ATP-dependent helicase, producing the protein MSTYSPSELSRALGLFEPTDEQAAVIGAPPGPMVVIAGAGAGKTETMAARVVWLVANGYATPGQVLGLTFTRKAAGQLLRRVRSRLARLAGSGIMAPVRADEPDPVIATYHAYAGNLLREHGLLLPMEPNARLLTETQLWQLAFRLVCDFDGDLDTEKTPGAVTAQVLALAGQLSEHLVDTTDLLSSHDELEQLIHTLPPGPYQREGRPSAWLLRLIETQHERTQLVAIVAQLMEQMRARGVLDFGAQMSLSARLAAEHPIVGQTQRDRYRVVLLDEYQDTGHAQRILLSSLFGRGVDPELALTAVGDPIQSIYGWRGASATNLPRFTTDFPLPDGSPAPTRELRTSWRNPPEALHLANAVSEEARRRSVAVRPLRPRPDATSGNIACALFGDIVAEREWVATKLASVYEGARRGGNRPPSSAVLVRRNSDAAPMAEVLAAHGVPVEVVGLTGLLGLPEVADTVAMLRLVADPTAGPAALRVLTGPRWRLGAHDLAVLWRRAMGFGRAGSDMAGENADIPCLADAISDPGTPEQYSVEGWTRLTALRRELTALRTRLGMPLTDLICEVQRVLALDVELIAGQRSSGLDQLRAFTDVAAGFAEAADQSDPVSVIAAFLQYLDAAWEVEKGFAPVEVASSPGRVQILTVHSAKGLEWDVVAVPHLSAGVFPSGVAAPTWLTSATELPPLVRGDRATLGDRFGVPQLDTEGITNRKQLSDAIARHKDSLATRRIDEERRLLYVAVTRSAEHLFVSGHHWGQTGLKPKGPSDFLVELRDVIEDAITQGIPCGIVEEWAPAPAAGERNPMLDQTVEAQWPADPLAGRRGDIEAGAQLVREALADTAAPAEDEDPDGWAADVDALLREREQAHRRPERTLPQHLSVTSLVELRQDPQALARRLARPRPTRPDLEARRGTAFHFWVQRHYGAVRLIDFEDLPGDGYGEFEDAEDLAALQSAFLASEWADRTPVDIEVPFEISVAGTAVRGRIDAVFGPDNSTEGIWTVVDWKTGHEPSGTEMEAAALQLAAYRHAWAALQNIDPARVRAVFHYVRTGRTVAPAELPELPQATELAKLTSEATSAPSR; encoded by the coding sequence GTGAGCACCTACTCTCCTTCCGAACTATCCAGGGCTTTAGGGCTTTTCGAGCCCACCGACGAGCAGGCCGCCGTCATCGGCGCGCCACCTGGCCCGATGGTGGTCATCGCGGGTGCTGGGGCGGGTAAGACCGAGACGATGGCCGCGCGGGTGGTGTGGTTGGTGGCCAACGGCTATGCCACCCCTGGCCAAGTGCTCGGGTTGACCTTCACACGCAAGGCGGCGGGCCAGTTGTTGCGCCGGGTCAGATCGCGACTGGCCCGGCTGGCGGGAAGCGGGATCATGGCTCCCGTCAGGGCCGACGAGCCCGATCCGGTGATCGCCACGTACCACGCCTATGCGGGAAACCTGCTGCGCGAGCATGGATTGCTGTTGCCCATGGAGCCCAACGCGCGGCTGCTGACGGAAACGCAGTTGTGGCAGCTGGCGTTCCGGCTGGTCTGTGACTTCGATGGGGATTTGGACACGGAGAAGACGCCCGGCGCGGTCACCGCTCAGGTGCTCGCGCTGGCCGGTCAGCTGTCCGAACATCTGGTGGACACCACCGATCTGCTCTCCTCGCACGATGAGCTGGAACAGCTGATTCACACTCTGCCCCCGGGCCCGTACCAGCGGGAGGGCCGCCCAAGCGCCTGGCTGCTGCGTCTGATCGAGACACAGCATGAACGAACGCAGCTCGTCGCGATCGTCGCCCAGCTGATGGAGCAGATGCGTGCCCGCGGTGTCCTCGATTTCGGAGCACAGATGTCGCTGTCGGCCCGTCTGGCCGCCGAACACCCCATCGTCGGACAGACCCAGCGAGATCGTTATCGGGTAGTGCTTCTCGACGAGTACCAGGACACCGGGCATGCTCAGCGCATCCTGTTGTCGTCGTTGTTCGGGCGCGGCGTCGATCCCGAGCTGGCGTTGACGGCGGTGGGTGATCCCATCCAGTCCATCTATGGCTGGCGGGGCGCCTCGGCGACGAACCTGCCCCGATTCACCACCGATTTCCCGCTGCCGGACGGTTCACCGGCGCCCACACGGGAGTTGCGCACCAGTTGGCGTAACCCGCCGGAGGCTCTGCACTTGGCCAACGCCGTGTCCGAGGAAGCGCGACGGCGCTCGGTGGCGGTGCGGCCGCTGCGCCCCCGCCCGGACGCTACCTCCGGCAACATCGCCTGCGCGCTCTTCGGCGATATCGTCGCCGAACGCGAATGGGTCGCAACGAAACTGGCCTCTGTGTACGAGGGGGCACGTCGCGGCGGGAACCGTCCGCCGTCGTCGGCGGTGCTGGTCCGCCGCAACAGTGATGCCGCCCCCATGGCTGAGGTCCTTGCTGCGCACGGTGTTCCGGTCGAAGTGGTCGGCTTGACGGGTCTGCTCGGTCTTCCTGAGGTCGCCGACACCGTGGCGATGCTTCGTCTTGTCGCGGACCCGACCGCGGGTCCGGCTGCCCTGCGGGTGTTGACCGGCCCGCGATGGCGCCTTGGCGCTCACGACCTGGCCGTGTTGTGGCGGCGGGCGATGGGGTTTGGTCGCGCCGGCTCCGACATGGCAGGGGAGAATGCCGACATACCGTGTCTGGCCGATGCCATCAGCGATCCCGGTACACCCGAACAGTATTCGGTGGAGGGCTGGACGCGCCTGACGGCCTTGCGGCGGGAACTGACCGCATTGCGCACCCGGCTCGGTATGCCGCTCACCGACCTGATCTGCGAGGTGCAGCGAGTGTTGGCGCTGGATGTCGAGCTCATCGCGGGGCAACGCAGCAGCGGCCTGGACCAGCTGCGCGCATTCACCGATGTGGCCGCCGGATTCGCCGAGGCTGCCGACCAGAGCGACCCGGTGAGCGTGATCGCCGCGTTCCTGCAATACCTGGATGCGGCATGGGAGGTCGAAAAAGGCTTCGCGCCGGTGGAAGTCGCGAGTAGCCCGGGCAGGGTACAGATTCTGACCGTGCATTCGGCCAAGGGTTTGGAATGGGATGTGGTGGCGGTTCCGCATCTGAGTGCCGGGGTGTTTCCCTCGGGTGTGGCCGCGCCGACCTGGCTGACAAGTGCCACCGAGCTGCCGCCATTGGTGCGCGGTGACCGCGCCACCCTCGGAGATCGTTTCGGGGTTCCGCAGCTGGACACCGAGGGCATCACGAACCGCAAACAACTCTCCGACGCCATCGCGCGACACAAGGACAGCCTGGCCACTCGCCGGATCGACGAGGAACGCCGACTGCTGTACGTGGCGGTCACCAGGTCGGCCGAGCATCTCTTCGTCTCCGGACACCACTGGGGCCAGACCGGACTCAAACCCAAGGGGCCGTCCGATTTTCTGGTCGAGCTGCGCGATGTCATCGAAGACGCGATCACCCAGGGCATCCCGTGCGGAATTGTCGAGGAATGGGCCCCCGCGCCTGCGGCCGGCGAGCGCAACCCCATGCTCGATCAGACCGTTGAGGCGCAATGGCCCGCCGACCCGCTGGCGGGCAGGCGCGGCGATATCGAAGCAGGGGCGCAGCTGGTGCGCGAGGCGCTCGCCGATACCGCCGCGCCGGCCGAGGATGAGGATCCCGACGGCTGGGCCGCCGATGTCGACGCTCTACTGCGCGAACGAGAGCAGGCCCATCGTCGTCCGGAACGGACTCTTCCTCAGCATCTTTCGGTGACCAGCCTGGTCGAGCTGCGTCAGGATCCGCAGGCGCTCGCGCGCAGGCTTGCCCGCCCGCGCCCCACACGTCCGGACCTCGAAGCCCGGCGCGGCACCGCCTTCCACTTCTGGGTGCAGCGCCACTACGGAGCGGTGCGTCTCATCGATTTCGAAGATCTGCCGGGCGACGGCTACGGGGAGTTCGAAGACGCCGAGGATCTCGCGGCCCTGCAGTCGGCCTTCCTCGCCTCGGAATGGGCGGATCGCACGCCCGTCGATATCGAGGTGCCGTTCGAGATCTCTGTCGCCGGGACCGCCGTCCGCGGCCGGATCGACGCGGTGTTCGGACCCGACAACAGCACAGAGGGAATCTGGACAGTGGTGGACTGGAAGACCGGGCATGAGCCGTCAGGTACCGAGATGGAAGCCGCAGCCCTGCAGCTGGCCGCGTACCGGCACGCCTGGGCGGCGTTGCAGAACATCGATCCGGCGCGGGTGCGCGCGGTGTTCCACTACGTGCGGACGGGGCGCACGGTGGCGCCTGCCGAACTGCCCGAGCTGCCCCAGGCAACCGAACTCGCGAAGCTGACTTCGGAGGCAACTTCGGCGCCAAGTCGCTAG
- a CDS encoding ATP-dependent helicase, with product MLAPTTSPRSWDGAAADLLDPARQGRFVVVGGSGTGKTSLLVDIVAARTAAGASPESILVLTGSTRASVELRSRISAAVFEHRGTIAIREPMVRTVHSYAFAMLAAHAARQGNPPPRLITAAEQDSIVRDLLCGNAEDNGGSWPASLRPALTTAGFATGVRDFMARCTERGVDARDLRAIGRRHNRPEWVAVADLARQYEEVMLLRSSVGMAAPQATVPALGAAELVGSALEIFAVDPGILAAERDRIGLLLVDDSQHLDPQAALLVRLLAGGASLSVCTGDPNQTVFGFRGADARLLQTGADDGATTIELHSSYRCAAPVAELANTVARRLPGSSPARVIEGAESAPGAAVRLAAVPTETAEASLVVDLLRRSHLIDGVPWSQMAVVVRSVPRSGAALRRALQSAGVPVHAESYDGPVAAVPAVHALLLAVSCAQGSLNDEDAVTLVTGPIGRVDPVALRRLRRQLLRAEEAAGGDANSAALLRSVLVDAEDTRLRVLTDIQAAPLRRVRAVIAAVREAITSDAGVLDVLWAAWIRSGLQRRWDGLSQRGGPLGAQADRDLDAVSALFDLASEHVARTPGIGVTGLIDHIRSLALAGQRAAGEPDAVSIVSAHAAVGRQWDVVAIPGVQEGLWPNTAPRGGVLRTQELMDVLAGIDHAAYVDGAAVALAEERRLLLLAVGRAARRVLVSAVDNENADVGGGSAMASRFLTELMVAHPQWVMPEYRAGVPESRTLTTASLVGELRAVVTASAGTVSDARRRAAARQLARLAEAGVSGADPGSWYGLADVSSEDPLWHAEDGPVRLSPSNVETLMACPLRWLLERHGGTDLTDPRRALGTLVHALVGEHPADNEAMYRELDKAWESMSFESQWYARNELRRHHELLEAFSAWRMATRGELTEVGREIGVDGVLTHADHPQVRLVGRIDRLERDAEGRAVVIDIKTGKSPATKDDAQQHAQLATYQVAAAEGLIAGQPAGEPGGGRLVYVAKPNLDDGATQRHQDPLTPAAQQAWRDTIHTAAANTKGPLFIARVNDGCGHCPLRVCCPAQAEGQAVCQS from the coding sequence ATGCTGGCGCCGACCACCTCCCCCCGATCGTGGGATGGTGCGGCGGCAGATCTGCTGGACCCGGCCCGGCAAGGCCGGTTCGTCGTGGTCGGCGGTAGCGGAACCGGCAAGACGAGCCTGCTGGTAGACATCGTGGCGGCGCGGACCGCCGCGGGTGCGAGCCCGGAATCCATTCTCGTGCTCACCGGTTCCACCCGGGCCAGCGTCGAGCTGCGCAGCCGGATCTCTGCGGCGGTGTTCGAGCACCGCGGAACCATCGCCATCCGTGAACCCATGGTCCGCACCGTGCACTCGTATGCCTTTGCCATGCTTGCCGCCCACGCGGCCCGTCAGGGCAATCCGCCGCCGCGTTTGATCACCGCTGCCGAACAGGACAGCATTGTGCGGGACTTATTGTGCGGCAACGCTGAAGACAATGGCGGCTCCTGGCCCGCCTCGCTGCGGCCCGCGCTGACGACGGCCGGGTTTGCGACCGGTGTTCGAGATTTCATGGCGCGGTGCACCGAGCGCGGTGTGGACGCCAGAGACCTTCGCGCTATCGGGCGGCGGCACAACCGACCGGAGTGGGTCGCGGTTGCCGACCTTGCGCGACAGTATGAGGAGGTCATGCTGCTGCGGTCCTCGGTGGGGATGGCGGCTCCACAGGCCACGGTGCCCGCACTCGGCGCAGCCGAGTTGGTGGGATCGGCGCTGGAAATCTTCGCTGTCGATCCGGGAATCCTTGCCGCCGAACGCGATCGGATCGGCCTTCTTCTCGTTGACGATTCCCAGCATCTTGATCCGCAGGCGGCGCTGTTGGTGCGACTGCTGGCGGGGGGCGCCTCGCTGTCGGTGTGCACCGGTGACCCCAATCAAACCGTGTTCGGATTCCGCGGGGCCGACGCCCGGCTGTTGCAGACCGGCGCCGACGACGGGGCCACGACCATCGAACTTCACAGTTCATATCGCTGCGCGGCACCGGTCGCCGAACTTGCGAACACGGTGGCGAGACGGCTGCCGGGAAGCTCGCCCGCCCGCGTGATCGAGGGGGCGGAGAGTGCTCCGGGGGCTGCCGTGCGTCTTGCCGCCGTGCCCACCGAAACCGCGGAGGCATCTCTGGTTGTCGACCTGCTGCGACGCTCCCACTTGATCGATGGGGTGCCGTGGTCTCAGATGGCGGTCGTCGTCAGGTCGGTGCCGCGCAGTGGCGCGGCTCTGCGCCGCGCTCTGCAGTCGGCCGGCGTCCCGGTGCACGCGGAGTCCTACGACGGTCCGGTGGCCGCTGTTCCAGCCGTACATGCGCTGCTGCTGGCGGTGTCCTGTGCGCAAGGCAGTCTGAACGACGAGGATGCGGTGACATTGGTGACCGGCCCGATCGGGCGCGTGGATCCGGTAGCGCTCAGGCGGTTACGCCGCCAACTGTTGCGGGCCGAGGAAGCTGCGGGAGGGGATGCGAACAGCGCTGCGCTGTTGCGTTCGGTTCTGGTGGACGCCGAAGACACGCGCCTCAGGGTGCTCACCGATATCCAGGCCGCACCACTGCGGCGCGTGCGTGCGGTGATCGCCGCTGTGCGCGAGGCCATCACGTCTGATGCAGGCGTCCTCGATGTGCTGTGGGCAGCCTGGATCCGATCGGGTCTGCAACGCCGTTGGGACGGGCTGTCGCAACGTGGGGGTCCACTGGGCGCGCAAGCAGACCGGGACCTCGATGCGGTGTCCGCACTGTTCGACCTGGCATCCGAACATGTGGCGCGCACACCAGGCATCGGAGTGACGGGATTGATCGACCACATCCGGTCGTTGGCGCTCGCGGGTCAGCGCGCGGCGGGTGAGCCCGACGCGGTCTCCATCGTCAGTGCGCACGCTGCCGTGGGCCGGCAGTGGGATGTGGTCGCGATCCCCGGTGTGCAAGAAGGGCTGTGGCCGAACACGGCGCCACGGGGCGGGGTGCTGCGCACCCAGGAGCTGATGGATGTGCTGGCGGGCATTGACCACGCCGCGTATGTCGACGGGGCGGCGGTGGCACTCGCTGAGGAGCGTCGGCTGCTGCTGCTGGCAGTGGGCAGGGCGGCTCGCCGCGTTCTTGTCTCGGCCGTCGACAACGAGAATGCCGATGTGGGCGGCGGCTCCGCGATGGCCTCCCGTTTTCTCACCGAGCTCATGGTCGCGCATCCGCAATGGGTGATGCCGGAATATCGCGCGGGAGTGCCGGAGTCCCGGACCTTGACCACCGCCAGTCTCGTCGGCGAACTGCGGGCCGTCGTGACCGCATCCGCGGGTACCGTGAGCGATGCCCGTCGTCGCGCGGCGGCGCGTCAGCTGGCTCGCCTCGCGGAGGCCGGTGTTTCCGGCGCAGACCCCGGGTCTTGGTACGGGCTCGCCGATGTCAGTAGCGAGGATCCCCTATGGCACGCTGAGGACGGCCCGGTCCGCTTGTCGCCGTCCAATGTCGAGACGCTGATGGCCTGCCCGCTGCGCTGGCTGCTGGAACGGCATGGCGGCACGGATCTGACCGATCCGCGCCGTGCGCTCGGAACATTGGTGCATGCGCTCGTCGGTGAGCATCCCGCGGATAACGAGGCCATGTACCGCGAGCTCGACAAGGCTTGGGAATCAATGTCATTCGAGTCACAGTGGTATGCGCGTAACGAGCTACGCAGGCATCATGAACTGCTGGAGGCCTTTTCCGCGTGGCGTATGGCGACGCGCGGTGAACTCACCGAAGTTGGTCGAGAGATCGGCGTCGACGGAGTGCTCACGCACGCCGATCACCCGCAGGTGCGGCTGGTCGGTCGCATCGACCGGTTGGAACGTGACGCCGAGGGACGCGCCGTCGTCATCGATATCAAGACCGGCAAGAGCCCCGCCACCAAGGACGACGCGCAACAACACGCCCAGCTCGCCACCTACCAGGTCGCCGCTGCCGAAGGTCTCATCGCCGGACAACCCGCGGGTGAGCCCGGTGGTGGCCGATTGGTGTACGTCGCGAAACCGAACCTCGATGACGGGGCCACTCAACGCCATCAGGATCCGTTGACGCCTGCCGCTCAGCAGGCCTGGCGTGACACCATCCACACTGCGGCGGCCAACACGAAGGGGCCGCTGTTCATCGCCCGGGTCAATGATGGATGCGGGCACTGCCCGCTACGCGTATGCTGCCCCGCACAGGCAGAAGGGCAGGCGGTGTGCCAGTCGTGA
- a CDS encoding alpha/beta fold hydrolase: MTPTLKTHRYGPDQPVRLVALHGLTGHGKRWAPLLDEHLPDVPTLTLDLLGHGRSPAPAPWSLEAHADAVAAVLDETQSGPIVVVAHSFGGATALHLAARRPDLVKSLVLLDPAIGLDGDWMRQIAEQMVAYPDYTDRAEAKSDKVAGAWSDVPDHVIEAELDEHLIQLPNGRWGWRMHLPAVVTAWSELARDIALPDNIIRVTLLRATRTSPPYVTTGLLDALAAKLGDRFELVDVDCDHMVSQSRPTETAAAIRSHLE; this comes from the coding sequence GTGACACCGACGTTGAAGACCCACCGGTACGGCCCCGACCAACCCGTGCGTCTGGTGGCGTTGCACGGGCTCACCGGGCACGGCAAGCGCTGGGCGCCGCTTCTCGACGAGCACCTCCCCGATGTGCCCACCCTGACACTGGATCTACTGGGCCACGGGCGCTCCCCCGCACCCGCGCCATGGTCGCTGGAAGCGCATGCCGATGCAGTTGCCGCGGTGCTCGACGAAACGCAATCAGGGCCCATTGTGGTGGTGGCGCACTCATTCGGCGGCGCCACCGCGTTGCATCTGGCCGCACGCAGACCCGACCTCGTGAAGTCGCTCGTGCTGCTGGACCCGGCGATCGGACTGGACGGTGACTGGATGCGTCAGATCGCCGAGCAGATGGTGGCCTATCCGGATTACACCGACCGCGCCGAGGCAAAGTCGGACAAGGTCGCCGGAGCGTGGTCGGACGTACCGGACCACGTCATCGAGGCAGAACTGGATGAACACCTGATCCAACTGCCGAACGGCCGGTGGGGCTGGCGCATGCACCTGCCTGCCGTGGTCACCGCGTGGAGCGAGCTGGCACGCGATATCGCCCTGCCGGACAACATCATTCGCGTTACCCTGTTGCGCGCCACCCGCACCTCACCGCCCTATGTCACCACCGGACTGCTGGATGCTCTTGCCGCCAAGCTTGGCGACCGGTTCGAGCTGGTAGACGTCGACTGCGACCATATGGTGTCCCAATCACGACCCACCGAAACCGCCGCCGCGATACGGTCACACCTGGAGTAA
- a CDS encoding MGMT family protein, which produces MAAVTEEQVELVRSLVASIPAGRVATYGDIADAAGLSSARIVGWIMRTDSADLPWHRVIGASGRPAPHIRTRQLELLRAEGVLAVDGRIALRDVRHGF; this is translated from the coding sequence ATGGCGGCCGTCACCGAAGAACAAGTAGAGCTGGTGCGCTCGCTGGTCGCGTCGATACCGGCCGGTCGGGTGGCCACGTACGGCGATATCGCCGACGCGGCAGGCCTTTCCAGTGCACGAATCGTCGGATGGATCATGCGAACCGACTCGGCCGACCTACCCTGGCATCGTGTCATCGGGGCAAGCGGTCGCCCCGCACCTCATATCCGCACCCGACAGCTCGAACTGTTGAGGGCCGAGGGCGTGCTGGCGGTGGACGGACGAATCGCGTTACGCGACGTCCGCCACGGTTTCTAG
- a CDS encoding sirohydrochlorin chelatase has protein sequence MDDGLRTCGSSAVEYVLVAHGTRSAAGVENIAALAEAVSLRIGAVRTAFVDVLGPTPSEVLSTIEGPAVLVPAFLASGYHVHQDIPQHVELSGHPNVAVTQTLGPDPVLASVMAERLREAGWRHGDAVVLAAAGSSDPRARHEVHTAANMLAHHTGPVRVGYVATGEPRVPDMVAAARATGRRVFIASYLLAQGLFQERLAACGADGVAQPLGVHPEIVNLLVRRFASAAVPGGLETVADVA, from the coding sequence ATGGATGACGGTCTTCGCACATGCGGTTCGTCCGCTGTCGAATACGTCTTGGTCGCGCATGGAACGCGTTCGGCCGCCGGCGTGGAGAACATCGCGGCGCTCGCCGAGGCGGTGTCGCTGCGCATAGGTGCGGTGCGCACCGCATTCGTCGACGTGCTGGGTCCTACCCCGTCAGAGGTGCTGTCGACGATCGAAGGTCCCGCGGTCTTGGTTCCGGCCTTTCTGGCATCGGGATACCATGTGCACCAAGATATTCCGCAGCATGTTGAGCTGAGTGGACATCCCAATGTCGCGGTGACCCAAACATTGGGGCCCGATCCGGTGCTGGCCAGTGTGATGGCCGAGCGGCTGCGCGAGGCCGGGTGGCGTCATGGTGACGCGGTGGTGCTCGCGGCGGCAGGGTCTTCCGATCCCCGGGCTCGCCATGAGGTGCACACCGCGGCGAACATGCTGGCGCATCACACCGGCCCCGTCAGGGTGGGCTATGTCGCCACGGGCGAACCGCGGGTGCCCGACATGGTCGCAGCAGCGCGTGCGACCGGTCGGCGCGTCTTCATCGCGTCGTATCTGTTGGCGCAAGGTCTGTTTCAGGAGCGCCTGGCTGCGTGCGGCGCCGATGGTGTCGCACAGCCGTTGGGTGTGCATCCCGAGATTGTGAATCTCCTGGTGCGCCGATTTGCTTCGGCGGCGGTGCCGGGTGGGCTAGAAACCGTGGCGGACGTCGCGTAA